In a single window of the Paenibacillus sp. MMS20-IR301 genome:
- a CDS encoding asparagine synthase-related protein — MSAITGIYSMQHEPVDPELGPGLMRQLQCYPADDARSWQAEGIFLGCRAQWITPESRNEILPYYDKERGLAIAADAIIDNRNDLFGQLQIVREDRDSIPDSLLILLAYEKWGEEAPARLVGDFTFMLWDARRRLLFGARDFSGNRTLYFRRSGGLFSFCTVIHPLLSMPDSQRVVNEDWISEYLANQERTDVADMFSTVYQGIEQLPPAHSITVSGAHVTFSRYYTFQAPPELKLHSNSEYEEAFREVFGQAVKDRLRTHLAAGANLSGGLDSGSVVSFAAEELRRREKPLFTFSSYPVENFTGFNLGLRVADERPYIQETIDHVGNIQPSFLNFPDRNSYNEIDEWLDIMEMPYKFIENSYWLKGIYEQAQSKGVGVLLSGQRGNWSISWGPALDYQAKLIREFRWLSFYREHKLYSRSMEASRRQVLQIVGRKVFPGIGQLVSGKPEAIPELISPELARRTGVHERLKGINGLPAAQTVYNIRRQHFQQPHIWNVNGTAATKLSLKYGVWDRDATNDLRVINFCLSVPEGQYVQNGVDRSLIRRAMEGRLPDRVRLNRKRRGVQGADGITRMLPQWEHFLAELREMIEDPRTSAYLNQPGLAGCLNRLGSEPAPSLIFNTDFRLLTRGLVVYRFLKRLS, encoded by the coding sequence ATGAGCGCAATCACCGGGATTTATTCTATGCAGCATGAACCAGTCGATCCTGAGCTGGGTCCCGGCCTTATGCGGCAGCTGCAGTGTTATCCGGCTGATGATGCCAGAAGCTGGCAGGCAGAGGGGATCTTCCTCGGCTGCCGTGCACAGTGGATTACTCCAGAGTCAAGGAATGAGATTCTGCCTTACTATGACAAGGAACGTGGTCTGGCTATTGCAGCCGATGCGATCATTGATAACCGGAATGATCTGTTCGGACAGCTTCAGATTGTCCGTGAGGATCGTGATTCCATTCCAGACAGCCTGCTGATCCTGCTGGCCTATGAGAAGTGGGGGGAGGAAGCACCGGCCCGGCTGGTCGGAGACTTCACCTTCATGCTCTGGGATGCACGCAGGCGGCTGCTGTTTGGGGCCAGAGACTTCTCGGGCAACCGGACACTCTACTTCCGCCGTTCCGGCGGTCTGTTCTCTTTCTGCACCGTAATTCATCCCTTGCTGTCTATGCCTGACAGCCAACGTGTTGTGAATGAGGACTGGATCTCAGAGTATCTGGCGAATCAGGAGCGGACGGATGTGGCAGATATGTTCTCCACGGTCTATCAAGGAATAGAACAGCTGCCTCCTGCTCATTCCATAACCGTCAGCGGAGCGCATGTGACATTCTCCAGATATTACACCTTTCAGGCTCCACCGGAGCTGAAGCTCCACAGTAATAGTGAATATGAGGAGGCGTTCCGCGAGGTATTCGGGCAGGCGGTCAAGGACCGGCTGCGTACCCACCTTGCAGCGGGTGCCAACTTAAGCGGGGGGCTGGACTCCGGTTCCGTGGTGAGTTTTGCTGCGGAAGAGCTGCGCCGCAGGGAGAAGCCGTTATTCACCTTCAGCTCCTATCCGGTAGAGAACTTTACCGGATTTAATCTGGGCTTGCGGGTTGCTGATGAACGCCCTTATATCCAGGAGACGATTGACCATGTAGGCAATATCCAGCCGAGCTTTCTGAACTTTCCTGACCGGAACTCATACAACGAGATTGACGAATGGCTGGATATCATGGAGATGCCCTACAAATTCATAGAGAATTCCTACTGGCTCAAAGGTATATATGAGCAAGCGCAGAGCAAGGGGGTAGGTGTTCTCCTCAGCGGACAACGGGGCAATTGGAGTATATCCTGGGGGCCTGCACTGGATTACCAGGCGAAGCTGATCCGGGAATTCCGCTGGCTCTCCTTCTACCGGGAGCACAAGCTGTATAGCCGTTCCATGGAGGCCAGCCGTAGGCAGGTGCTGCAGATTGTCGGGCGCAAGGTCTTCCCCGGAATAGGGCAGCTGGTCTCCGGCAAGCCCGAGGCGATCCCGGAGCTGATCTCGCCGGAGCTTGCCCGGCGGACAGGCGTACATGAGCGGCTGAAAGGGATTAACGGGCTGCCAGCCGCGCAGACGGTGTATAACATCCGCAGGCAGCATTTTCAGCAGCCGCATATCTGGAATGTGAACGGAACGGCGGCTACCAAGCTGTCGCTGAAGTACGGGGTATGGGACCGGGATGCCACGAATGACCTGCGCGTAATTAACTTCTGCCTGTCCGTGCCGGAAGGGCAGTATGTCCAGAACGGAGTGGACCGGTCGCTGATCCGCCGGGCGATGGAGGGAAGGCTGCCGGATAGGGTCAGACTGAACCGGAAACGGCGCGGGGTGCAGGGGGCGGACGGAATTACCCGCATGCTTCCGCAGTGGGAGCATTTCCTTGCGGAGCTCCGGGAGATGATTGAGGATCCCCGCACCTCGGCATATCTTAATCAACCCGGGCTCGCCGGATGTTTGAACCGGCTGGGTAGTGAGCCCGCACCATCCCTCATTTTCAACACGGATTTCCGCCTTCTGACCAGAGGACTGGTGGTTTACCGCTTTCTGAAGCGGCTGTCCTGA
- a CDS encoding GNAT family N-acetyltransferase, producing MREIPEFEFIKDYKHNEVLRQSFFSLAADTFELQLERWYEEGFWNERYIPYSYAEGNRVIANVSVNLLELIIDGVKCTAVQLGTVMTHPDYRGRGLSARLMDKVLEDYGDQAEFMYLFANDTVLDFYPRFGFRPVEEQLFSMDCPAGTAGSAGSAEIRKLDLSISGDLNLISALAAQRLPVSERLSVSGAQGLLMFYCLNVFSNNLYYLEDEELLAICQQENGQLEIFDLISTKPLSIRETAFKLADSSTETIVFHFTPDDDSDGPQLSSSSSYSGGLFVRNLGSRQYPPDVKHPATSIA from the coding sequence ATGCGGGAAATACCGGAATTTGAATTTATCAAAGACTATAAGCATAACGAGGTGTTACGGCAGAGCTTCTTCAGTCTGGCTGCGGACACATTCGAACTGCAGCTGGAACGCTGGTATGAGGAGGGTTTCTGGAACGAACGTTATATTCCTTATTCTTATGCAGAGGGAAACCGGGTTATTGCCAATGTCTCAGTTAATCTGCTTGAGCTGATCATAGATGGTGTAAAGTGTACCGCTGTTCAGCTCGGTACGGTAATGACTCATCCTGACTACCGGGGACGGGGGCTGTCCGCCCGGCTAATGGACAAAGTGCTCGAGGATTACGGAGATCAGGCGGAGTTCATGTACCTGTTCGCCAATGATACGGTGCTGGATTTCTATCCAAGGTTTGGTTTCCGTCCGGTAGAGGAACAGCTTTTCTCCATGGATTGTCCTGCCGGAACAGCAGGATCTGCCGGGTCTGCAGAAATCCGCAAGCTGGATCTCTCTATATCCGGTGATCTGAATCTGATCTCTGCACTGGCAGCACAGCGGCTGCCCGTATCAGAACGTCTAAGCGTAAGCGGCGCCCAAGGGCTGCTGATGTTCTACTGCCTGAATGTCTTCAGCAATAATCTTTATTATCTGGAGGATGAGGAGCTCCTCGCCATCTGCCAGCAGGAGAACGGGCAGCTGGAGATATTCGATCTGATCAGCACGAAGCCTTTATCCATCCGCGAGACGGCATTTAAGCTTGCAGACAGCAGCACAGAGACTATAGTGTTCCACTTCACTCCGGACGATGACAGTGACGGGCCTCAGCTCAGCAGCAGCAGCAGCTACTCCGGCGGTTTATTCGTTAGGAACCTTGGCAGCCGGCAGTATCCGCCAGACGTCAAGCATCCGGCTACATCCATTGCCTGA
- a CDS encoding SprT family zinc-dependent metalloprotease, giving the protein MQIKLEDQLITLHVQYAKRKKISVQIGMSDLITVKAPKGTSEESLRSAVERLGPRILEQLRSNAAARQVPKAKEYQGEEAFLYLGKEYALHELIAAPDGEADELKLALKKFYTASLKKIVAERIVPYQTQLKVKPKSIEIVESRTKWGSCSFDKKLTFNYRLAMAPPEVIDYVIIHELCHLLHMNHDRSFWRRLGSIMPDYKEKEAYLARQGQFMTL; this is encoded by the coding sequence ATGCAAATTAAGCTAGAAGATCAGCTGATTACACTCCATGTCCAATATGCTAAGCGCAAGAAGATTTCGGTGCAGATTGGCATGTCTGATCTCATTACGGTTAAGGCGCCCAAAGGAACAAGTGAAGAGAGTCTGCGCAGTGCGGTGGAGAGGCTGGGACCGCGGATACTGGAGCAGCTGCGCAGCAATGCGGCGGCCCGACAGGTGCCGAAGGCGAAGGAGTATCAGGGGGAGGAGGCTTTCCTGTATCTGGGGAAGGAGTACGCGCTGCATGAGCTGATTGCGGCCCCTGACGGGGAGGCGGATGAGCTGAAGCTTGCGCTGAAGAAATTCTATACGGCCAGCCTGAAAAAAATCGTAGCCGAGCGCATCGTCCCGTACCAAACGCAGCTCAAGGTGAAGCCGAAGAGTATCGAAATTGTTGAATCGCGGACGAAGTGGGGGAGCTGCAGCTTTGATAAAAAACTGACGTTCAACTACCGCCTGGCCATGGCGCCGCCTGAAGTAATCGACTATGTCATTATTCATGAGCTATGCCATCTGCTGCATATGAATCATGACCGTTCCTTCTGGCGCCGCCTGGGAAGCATAATGCCGGATTATAAGGAGAAGGAAGCCTATCTGGCCCGGCAGGGGCAGTTCATGACGCTTTGA